From one Malus sylvestris chromosome 1, drMalSylv7.2, whole genome shotgun sequence genomic stretch:
- the LOC126618444 gene encoding transcription factor bHLH57-like isoform X2 gives MERLLQGPINPCFFGEHLDFPFEQSLNFTTESLRFEEEEESDHPHLSLPSLDDRMPFLQMLQSVDSSTTTTTPYFPLKEPSFQALLKLQHFKKPWELDKNYMPEMETPIQKALELESCVTHAMVELQHSPVKSEGKDSHLHHSISECNQGEEKPSSVAGSPPPPTWIQVQNGAEKTQQPKSTPATRERRKRKRTRPTKNKEEVESQRMTHIAVERNRRRQMNDHLNVLRSLMPTSYIQRGDQASIVGGAIDFVKELEQLLHSLEAQKRTRKAADQIQGMSNIGDNNSSFSSSSASSSSPCSMAMPSNGMFMSLSQCRIGSHDQESTTATFDDEGTAQNKSEAADIDVTVIQSHVNLKVKCQRRAGQLMKAIVALEDLRLTVLHLNITSSQDTVLYSFNLEIEEGCHLGSADEIAKAVHQIFSFINGSS, from the exons ATGGAGAGGCTTCTTCAAGGACCCATTAATCCCTGT TTCTTTGGTGAGCATTTGGATTTTCCGTTCGAGCAAAGTTTGAATTTCACCACAGAAAGCTTGAGatttgaggaggaagaagaatccgaccaccCCCACCTCTCATTGCCAAGCTTGGATGACAGAATGCCATTTCTCCAGATGCTACAAAGTGTTGattcctccaccaccaccaccacacctTATTTTCCATTGAAAGAGCCAAGCTTTCAAGCACTTTTGAAACTCCAACACTTCAAAAAACCATGGGAGTTGGATAAAAATTACATGCCTGAAATGGAAACCCCAATTCAGAAAGCTCTGGAGCTTGAGAGCTGTGTGACCCATGCAATGGTTGAGCTGCAACATTCACCTGTTAAATCAGAAGGGAAAGACTCTCATCTCCACCATTCTATTTCTGAGTGCAACCAAGGGGAAGAAAAACCCAGCTCAGTTGCTGGGTCTCCACCACCACCTACCTGGATTCAGGTACAAAATGGTGCTGAGAAAACCCAGCAACCCAAATCTACTCCGGCCACCAGGGAGAGGAGAAAGCGGAAGAGAACAAGGCCAACCAAGAACAAGGAAGAAGTGGAGAGCCAGCGGATGACCCACATTGCGGTGGAGCGCAACCGCCGCCGCCAGATGAATGACCATCTCAATGTCCTCAGGTCCCTCATGCCCACTTCCTACATTCAAAGG GGTGACCAAGCATCAATTGTTGGGGGTGCAATAGATTTTGTGAAGGAATTGGAGCAGCTACTTCATTCCCTTGAAGCCCAAAAGAGAACGAGAAAAGCAGCTGATCAAATCCAAGGGATGAGCAATATTGGTGACAACAACAGCTCTTTCAGCTCCTCATCAGCATCCTCCTCTTCTCCCTGCAGCATGGCAATGCCATCCAATGGAATGTTCATGAGTCTCTCCCAATGCAGAATTGGGTCTCATGATCAAGAAAGCACCACCGCCACCTTCGACGATGAAGGCACTGCTCAGAACAAGTCTGAGGCTGCAGACATAGATGTCACTGTGATCCAATCCCATGTCAACTTAAAGGTGAAGTGCCAAAGGAGAGCTGGACAGCTGATGAAAGCCATTGTTGCACTGGAAGATCTTAGGCTAACTGTTTTGCACCTCAACATTACATCTTCACAAGACACTGTTCTTTACTCTTTCAATCTCGAG ATAGAAGAAGGTTGTCATTTAGGATCAGCAGATGAAATTGCAAAAGCAGTACATCAAATATTCAGCTTCATCAATGGTAGCAGTTGA
- the LOC126618444 gene encoding transcription factor bHLH57-like isoform X1 — protein MERLLQGPINPCQFFGEHLDFPFEQSLNFTTESLRFEEEEESDHPHLSLPSLDDRMPFLQMLQSVDSSTTTTTPYFPLKEPSFQALLKLQHFKKPWELDKNYMPEMETPIQKALELESCVTHAMVELQHSPVKSEGKDSHLHHSISECNQGEEKPSSVAGSPPPPTWIQVQNGAEKTQQPKSTPATRERRKRKRTRPTKNKEEVESQRMTHIAVERNRRRQMNDHLNVLRSLMPTSYIQRGDQASIVGGAIDFVKELEQLLHSLEAQKRTRKAADQIQGMSNIGDNNSSFSSSSASSSSPCSMAMPSNGMFMSLSQCRIGSHDQESTTATFDDEGTAQNKSEAADIDVTVIQSHVNLKVKCQRRAGQLMKAIVALEDLRLTVLHLNITSSQDTVLYSFNLEIEEGCHLGSADEIAKAVHQIFSFINGSS, from the exons ATGGAGAGGCTTCTTCAAGGACCCATTAATCCCTGT CAGTTCTTTGGTGAGCATTTGGATTTTCCGTTCGAGCAAAGTTTGAATTTCACCACAGAAAGCTTGAGatttgaggaggaagaagaatccgaccaccCCCACCTCTCATTGCCAAGCTTGGATGACAGAATGCCATTTCTCCAGATGCTACAAAGTGTTGattcctccaccaccaccaccacacctTATTTTCCATTGAAAGAGCCAAGCTTTCAAGCACTTTTGAAACTCCAACACTTCAAAAAACCATGGGAGTTGGATAAAAATTACATGCCTGAAATGGAAACCCCAATTCAGAAAGCTCTGGAGCTTGAGAGCTGTGTGACCCATGCAATGGTTGAGCTGCAACATTCACCTGTTAAATCAGAAGGGAAAGACTCTCATCTCCACCATTCTATTTCTGAGTGCAACCAAGGGGAAGAAAAACCCAGCTCAGTTGCTGGGTCTCCACCACCACCTACCTGGATTCAGGTACAAAATGGTGCTGAGAAAACCCAGCAACCCAAATCTACTCCGGCCACCAGGGAGAGGAGAAAGCGGAAGAGAACAAGGCCAACCAAGAACAAGGAAGAAGTGGAGAGCCAGCGGATGACCCACATTGCGGTGGAGCGCAACCGCCGCCGCCAGATGAATGACCATCTCAATGTCCTCAGGTCCCTCATGCCCACTTCCTACATTCAAAGG GGTGACCAAGCATCAATTGTTGGGGGTGCAATAGATTTTGTGAAGGAATTGGAGCAGCTACTTCATTCCCTTGAAGCCCAAAAGAGAACGAGAAAAGCAGCTGATCAAATCCAAGGGATGAGCAATATTGGTGACAACAACAGCTCTTTCAGCTCCTCATCAGCATCCTCCTCTTCTCCCTGCAGCATGGCAATGCCATCCAATGGAATGTTCATGAGTCTCTCCCAATGCAGAATTGGGTCTCATGATCAAGAAAGCACCACCGCCACCTTCGACGATGAAGGCACTGCTCAGAACAAGTCTGAGGCTGCAGACATAGATGTCACTGTGATCCAATCCCATGTCAACTTAAAGGTGAAGTGCCAAAGGAGAGCTGGACAGCTGATGAAAGCCATTGTTGCACTGGAAGATCTTAGGCTAACTGTTTTGCACCTCAACATTACATCTTCACAAGACACTGTTCTTTACTCTTTCAATCTCGAG ATAGAAGAAGGTTGTCATTTAGGATCAGCAGATGAAATTGCAAAAGCAGTACATCAAATATTCAGCTTCATCAATGGTAGCAGTTGA
- the LOC126618444 gene encoding transcription factor bHLH57-like isoform X3 produces the protein MPFLQMLQSVDSSTTTTTPYFPLKEPSFQALLKLQHFKKPWELDKNYMPEMETPIQKALELESCVTHAMVELQHSPVKSEGKDSHLHHSISECNQGEEKPSSVAGSPPPPTWIQVQNGAEKTQQPKSTPATRERRKRKRTRPTKNKEEVESQRMTHIAVERNRRRQMNDHLNVLRSLMPTSYIQRGDQASIVGGAIDFVKELEQLLHSLEAQKRTRKAADQIQGMSNIGDNNSSFSSSSASSSSPCSMAMPSNGMFMSLSQCRIGSHDQESTTATFDDEGTAQNKSEAADIDVTVIQSHVNLKVKCQRRAGQLMKAIVALEDLRLTVLHLNITSSQDTVLYSFNLEIEEGCHLGSADEIAKAVHQIFSFINGSS, from the exons ATGCCATTTCTCCAGATGCTACAAAGTGTTGattcctccaccaccaccaccacacctTATTTTCCATTGAAAGAGCCAAGCTTTCAAGCACTTTTGAAACTCCAACACTTCAAAAAACCATGGGAGTTGGATAAAAATTACATGCCTGAAATGGAAACCCCAATTCAGAAAGCTCTGGAGCTTGAGAGCTGTGTGACCCATGCAATGGTTGAGCTGCAACATTCACCTGTTAAATCAGAAGGGAAAGACTCTCATCTCCACCATTCTATTTCTGAGTGCAACCAAGGGGAAGAAAAACCCAGCTCAGTTGCTGGGTCTCCACCACCACCTACCTGGATTCAGGTACAAAATGGTGCTGAGAAAACCCAGCAACCCAAATCTACTCCGGCCACCAGGGAGAGGAGAAAGCGGAAGAGAACAAGGCCAACCAAGAACAAGGAAGAAGTGGAGAGCCAGCGGATGACCCACATTGCGGTGGAGCGCAACCGCCGCCGCCAGATGAATGACCATCTCAATGTCCTCAGGTCCCTCATGCCCACTTCCTACATTCAAAGG GGTGACCAAGCATCAATTGTTGGGGGTGCAATAGATTTTGTGAAGGAATTGGAGCAGCTACTTCATTCCCTTGAAGCCCAAAAGAGAACGAGAAAAGCAGCTGATCAAATCCAAGGGATGAGCAATATTGGTGACAACAACAGCTCTTTCAGCTCCTCATCAGCATCCTCCTCTTCTCCCTGCAGCATGGCAATGCCATCCAATGGAATGTTCATGAGTCTCTCCCAATGCAGAATTGGGTCTCATGATCAAGAAAGCACCACCGCCACCTTCGACGATGAAGGCACTGCTCAGAACAAGTCTGAGGCTGCAGACATAGATGTCACTGTGATCCAATCCCATGTCAACTTAAAGGTGAAGTGCCAAAGGAGAGCTGGACAGCTGATGAAAGCCATTGTTGCACTGGAAGATCTTAGGCTAACTGTTTTGCACCTCAACATTACATCTTCACAAGACACTGTTCTTTACTCTTTCAATCTCGAG ATAGAAGAAGGTTGTCATTTAGGATCAGCAGATGAAATTGCAAAAGCAGTACATCAAATATTCAGCTTCATCAATGGTAGCAGTTGA